A single Elephas maximus indicus isolate mEleMax1 chromosome 2, mEleMax1 primary haplotype, whole genome shotgun sequence DNA region contains:
- the IL12B gene encoding interleukin-12 subunit beta, with amino-acid sequence MRHQQLVISWLALVFLASPLVAIWELEKDVYVVELDWYPDAPGEVVVLTCNTLEEDGITWTSDQSSEVLGSGKTLTIQVKEFGDAGRYTCLKGGEVLSHSLLLLHKKEDGIWSTDILKDQKEPKNKTFLKCEAKNYSGHFTCWWLTAISTDLKFSVKSSRGSSDPQGVTCGAATLSEEKVKVDHREYKKYTVECQEDSACPAAEESLTIEVVVEAVHKLKYENYTSSFFIRDIIKPDPPKNLQLKPLANSRHVEVSWEYPDTWSTPHSYFSLTFCIQVQGKNKKGKKERPCMDKTSAKVICHKDSEIWVQARDRYYSSFWSEWASVSCS; translated from the exons ATGCGTCATCAGCAATTGGTTATCTCCTGGCTTGCCCTGGTTTTTCTGGCATCTCCCCTCGTGGCCATATGGGAACTGGAGAAAGACG TTTATGTCGTAGAGTTGGACTGGTACCCTGATGCCCCTGGAGAAGTGGTGGTGCTCACCTGCAACACTCTAGAAGAAGATGGCATCACCTGGACCTCCGACCAGAGCAGTGAGGTCTTAGGCTCTGGTAAAACCCTGACCATCCAAGTCAAAGAGTTTGGAGATGCTGGCCGATACACCTGTCTAAAAGGAGGCGAGGTTCTGAGCCATTCACTCTTGCTGCTTCACAAAAAGGAAGACGGGATTTGGTCCACTGATATATTAAAGGACCAGAAAG AACCCAAAAATAAGACCTTTCTAAAATGCGAGGCAAAGAATTATTCCGGACATTTCACCTGCTGGTGGCTGACGGCAATCAGTACTGATTTGAAATTCAGTGTCAAAAGCAGCAGAGG CTCCTCTGACCCCCAAGGGGTGACATGTGGGGCAGCAACACTCTCTGAGGAGAAGGTCAAAGTGGACCACAGGGAGTATAAAAAGTACACAGTCGAATGTCAAGAGGACAGCGCCTGCCCAGCCGCTGAGGAGAGCCTGACGATTGAGGTCGTGGTGGAAGCTGTTCACAAGCTCAAGTACGAAAACTACACCAGCAGCTTCTTCATCAGAGACATCA TCAAACCCGACCCACCCAAGAACCTGCAGCTGAAGCCATTAGCGAATTCTCGTCATGTGGAGGTCAGCTGGGAGTACCCTGACACTTGGAGCACCCCACATTCCTACTTTTCCCTGACATTCTGCATCCAGGTTCAGGGCAAGAACAAGAAAGGAAAG AAAGAGAGACCCTGCATGGACAAGACCTCGGCCAAGGTTATCTGCCATAAAGACTCCGAGATCTGGGTGCAAGCTCGAGACCGCTACTATAGCTCCTTCTGGAGCGAATGGGCATCCGTGTCCTGCAGTTAG